A window of the Lycium barbarum isolate Lr01 unplaced genomic scaffold, ASM1917538v2 unchr_scaffold_61, whole genome shotgun sequence genome harbors these coding sequences:
- the LOC132625741 gene encoding probable pectinesterase 29: MVSFFCTILVFVFMGLVELGNARFHSDYQWKQQNLNYPTVYVDSSGHGHFLTIQSAIDSVPQNNQNWICIIIKAGQYREQVKIPREKPYIYLKGEESGKTSITWDAHESIATDATFTSEADNTIVESITIINSYNYPPKSNNNPRVVAVAAMISGDKSVFYKCKFLGLQDTLWDVQGRHYFKLCTIEGAVDFIFGNGQSI; the protein is encoded by the exons AGTTGAACTAGGAAATGCAAGATTTCATAGTGATTATCAGTGGAAACAGCAAAATTTGAACTATCCAACAGTGTATGTCGATTCATCTGGACATGGACATTTCTTAACTATTCAATCTGCCATTGATTCTGTGCCTCAGAATAACCAGAATTGGATTTGTATTATCATCAAAGCTGGACAGTATAG AGAACAAGTGAAAATTCCTAGAGAGAAGCCATATATTTATCTCAAAGGAGAAGAAAGTGGAAAAACAAGTATAACTTGGGATGCTCATGAGTCAATTGCTACAGATGCTACTTTTACTTCTGAGGCTGACAATACAATTGTGGAAAGTATAACCATCATA AATTCTTACAATTATCCTCCGAAAAGCAACAATAATCCGAGGGTGGTGGCCGTGGCAGCCATGATTTCCGGTGACAAATCAGTTTTTTATAAGTGTAAATTTCTTGGATTACAAGACACATTATGGGATGTTCAAGGAAGACATTATTTCAAGCTTTGCACCATTGAAGGAGCTGTTGATTTCATCTTTGGTAATGGCC